A genomic window from Camelina sativa cultivar DH55 chromosome 2, Cs, whole genome shotgun sequence includes:
- the LOC104728270 gene encoding uncharacterized protein LOC104728270, with product MECNKDEAKRAMDVAERKVKEKDYNGAKRFANKAQNLFPDLGGLKQLLTAIDVYISAEKQICGAADWYGILGVDPTANAEAMKKQYRKLLLMLHPDKNNADNAKGAYDLVSEAWDLLSNETRRTSYDEKRAKEVQKIVPTTQSMNVRPHRPTSSRSTPHAVYEPVILKPPVRTNLFSTGSSSSTMPEENINFWTKCGICRTIYQYPRDYVNKHLLCLTCKKGFIALEIPPPPSTVPKPPRKSSKKQASTKKSTGPSSSTRREPAAPPSVNPIFQWDFSSGTAGSSSGNATNQAENVVRQAQVKRKRGESQEKDTAIKRSKKDESHMRGQTSARNVVASGSTETPNNVGGSRRHPHVPATVLPDDVVDKVLMERGQSEILRRLPKMMNELEEKVRVTEGKKKRMKATIKMSGKKDEVKKSVDKVKIDDDVIRSAETNDEVVIRSAERVETNNEVVRSDEKNDEVVVRSAEEEKTNNEVVRSDEKNDEVVVRSAEEVKTNNEVVRSDEKNDEVVVRSAEEVKTNNEVVRSDEKNDEVVVRSAEEVKRNDEVIRSDETNGEVVKSAEEVKIDNEVIRSAETNDETVRSAKTNDEIVRSTEEVKMDDEVVKSAEEVKMDDEAVRSTEEVKMDDEVVKSAEKVKMDDEVIRSAEEVKTIIVPDSDFHNFDLDRSDFSFKEDQIWAAYDNDDGMPRFYAWIEKVISLEPFKMYIRWLSSKSTSEFGHIDWIGSGFIKTCGEFTSGRYEATNTKSPFSHKVECTNDVIRGLYFVLPKTGQVWALYRNWSPEWDKNTPEEVKHKYEIVQVLDDYTEDKQSVSVALLIKAEGFKTVFRRSIDGNNVREIPKEEMLRFSHQVPHYILTGKEADNAPEGCLELDPAATPLEFFAEEADGNEKSEADNNAPEGCIVLDAAEIPFELFSEEAYWNERSEAVQEESYVPDEFMDMDFDDLFDL from the coding sequence ATGGAGTGCAACAAGGACGAAGCGAAAAGGGCAATGGATGTTGCTGAGAGGAAGGTTAAAGAAAAGGACTACAACGGTGCAAAAAGATTCGCTAACAAAGCTCAAAACTTGTTTCCCGACCTGGGTGGTCTGAAACAATTGTTGACAGCTATCGATGTTTACATCTCAGCTGAGAAACAAATCTGCGGAGCAGCTGATTGGTATGGTATCCTTGGTGTAGATCCCACTGCTAATGCTGAAGCAATGAAGAAACAATACCGTAAACTACTTCTTATGCTCCATCCGGATAAAAACAATGCTGACAACGCTAAAGGTGCGTATGACCTGGTTTCAGAAGCTTGGGATCTACTATCTAACGAGACGCGGAGAACTTCATACGACGAGAAGAGAGCCAAAGAAGTTCAAAAAATTGTCCCAACAACACAGAGCATGAATGTTCGACCACACCGTCCAACCTCTAGCAGGAGTACTCCTCATGCTGTGTATGAGCCTGTTATTCTGAAGCCCCCTGTCCGTACGAATCTATTCAGTACGGGTTCGTCTTCTTCGACGATGCCGGAGgagaatattaatttttggaCAAAGTGTGGGATATGCAGGACGATATATCAGTATCCAAGGGATTATGTTAACAAGCACTTGCTTTGTCTAACCTGTAAGAAGGGTTTTATTGCACTGGAGatacctcctcctccttcaactGTTCCGAAGCCGCCGCGCAAGAGTTCCAAAAAGCAAGcgtcaacaaaaaaatcaactggTCCTTCGTCGTCTACTAGGAGAGAGCCTGCTGCACCACCATCTGTTAACCCTATTTTTCAGTGGGATTTTTCATCAGGAACGGCTGGTTCTAGCAGCGGAAATGCCACAAATCAAGCTGAGAATGTGGTTCGACAAGCACAAGTGAAAAGAAAGCGTGGGGAGTCGCAAGAAAAGGATACTGCTATCAAGAGGTCGAAGAAAGATGAGTCCCATATGCGTGGTCAAACAAGTGCAAGAAATGTTGTAGCCAGTGGAAGTACTGAAACGCCCAACAACGTAGGCGGCTCTCGTCGTCATCCTCATGTACCAGCAACGGTGTTACCTGATGATGTTGTAGATAAAGTGCTTATGGAAAGAGGCCAGTCAGAAATTTTGAGGAGACTTCCGAAGATGATGAATGAACTGGAAGAAAAAGTGAGGGTAactgaagggaagaagaaacgtATGAAGGCAACGATCAAGATGAGTGGAAAGAAAGATGAGGTTAAAAAGTCAGTCGATAAAGTGAAGATAGATGATGATGTTATAAGATCAGCTGAGACTAATGATGAGGTTGTAATAAGATCAGCTGAAAGAGTGGAGACAAACAATGAGGTTGTAAGATCAGATGAGAAAAATGATGAGGTTGTAGTAAGATcagctgaagaagagaagacaaacAATGAGGTTGTAAGGTCAGATGAGAAAAATGATGAGGTTGTAGTAAGATCAGCTGAAGAAGTGAAGACAAACAATGAGGTTGTAAGATCAgatgaaaaaaatgatgagGTTGTAGTAAGATCAGCTGAAGAAGTGAAGACAAACAATGAAGTTGTAAGATCAGATGAGAAAAATGATGAGGTTGTAGTAAGATCAGCTGAAGAAGTGAAGAGAAACGATGAGGTTATAAGATCAGATGAGACAAATGGTGAAGTTGTAAAATCAGCTGAGGAAGTGAAGATAGATAATGAGGTTATAAGATCAGCTGAGACAAATGATGAGACTGTAAGATCAGCTAAGACAAATGATGAGATTGTAAGATCAACTGAGGAAGTGAAGATGGATGATGAGGTTGTAAAATCAGCTGAGGAAGTGAAGATGGATGATGAGGCTGTAAGATCAACTGAGGAAGTGAAGATGGATGATGAAGTTGTAAAATCAGCTGAGAAAGTGAAGATGGATGATGAGGTTATAAGATCAGCTGAGGAAGTGAAGACAATCATTGTTCCAGATTCAGACTTTCACAACTTTGATCTTGACCGATCTGACTTTTCTTTTAAAGAAGACCAAATTTGGGCAGCTTATGACAACGATGATGGGATGCCACGGTTTTACGCTTGGATCGAAAAGGTGATTTCTTTGGAACCCTTTAAGATGTATATCAGGTGGCTTAGTTCCAAAAGCACTAGTGAATTTGGTCATATAGACTGGATAGGCTCTGGTTTTATTAAAACATGTGGGGAGTTTACGTCAGGGAGATACGAAGCTACAAATACAAAAAGCCCCTTTTCTCACAAAGTTGAATGCACCAACGATGTTATAAGAGGACTCTACTTCGTTCTTCCCAAAACGGGGCAAGTTTGGGCATTGTATCGAAACTGGTCTCCTGAGTGGGATAAGAATACTCCTGAGGAAGTTAAACACAAGTATGAGATTGTGCAAGTTCTTGATGACTATACCGAAGACAAACAAAGTGTAAGTGTGGCTCTCTTAATCAAAGCTGAAGGATTCAAGACTGTTTTCCGCAGAAGCATAGATGGAAACAATGTGAGGGAGATTCCAAAGGAAGAAATGCTTAGATTCTCTCACCAGGTGCCTCATTACATTCTTACAGGGAAAGAAGCTGATAACGCACCAGAAGGTTGTCTTGAACTAGACCCAGCTGCCACTCCACTTGAGTTCTTTGCAGAGGAAGCAGATGGGAATGAGAAAAGTGAAGCTGATAATAACGCACCAGAAGGTTGTATTGTACTAGACGCAGCTGAAATTCCATTTGAACTATTTTCAGAGGAAGCATATTGGAATGAGAGAAGTGAAGCTGTACAAGAGGAGAGCTATGTCCCAGATGAATTCATGGATATGGATTTCGATGACTTGTTTGATCTTTGA